The following DNA comes from Halorhabdus tiamatea SARL4B.
CCCAGAACCCGTCGTCCGGGTCGACGTGTTGTACGTCGATCGCTTCCGCCGTGGCACTCCAGACCAGAGAACTCCCGATCTTCTTGTTGGTGACCTGCCCGTCATCCGCCAGCTTTCGAAGCCGTTGATCCGCGTTTTGGCGGGTTACGCCAACTTCCTCGGCGATCTCCGCCGTCCCGGCCGGCTCACGTTCGGCCACTGCCGCGAGGAACTCACGATCAGCATGATCGGGCCGGAATCGACCCTGTTCGTCTCGGTCATTTCGGCTCATACGTTCCTGTATGTTCAAGAATTACTTAACGCTTTGCTCGGTAGCAACCGGTGGTGTACTGATACTGCCGGCTGTAAGTTCGTAAAGATATACGCCACACCGAGGTGGCGAATTCCTTCAGTCTGTTACAGCCGGCAGTATGAACCCACGGCTGTAAAACGTTGTAGCACGGAGTGGGAATCCAAAACGTGGGTCCAAGCGATCACCGCTCGTGAACGTGAACCGTCACCACGTCGCCGTCTCCGACGTCGAGT
Coding sequences within:
- a CDS encoding winged helix-turn-helix domain-containing protein, which codes for MSRNDRDEQGRFRPDHADREFLAAVAEREPAGTAEIAEEVGVTRQNADQRLRKLADDGQVTNKKIGSSLVWSATAEAIDVQHVDPDDGFWEAETYAGEEMSATDIDDVLYG